One window from the genome of Xenorhabdus bovienii SS-2004 encodes:
- a CDS encoding multifunctional CCA addition/repair protein has protein sequence MKVYLVGGAVRNQLLGLPVTERDWVIVGGNPEELLSQGYQQVGKDFPVFLHPKTHEEYALARTERKSGQGYTGFTCYAAPDVTLEEDLLRRDLTINAIAQTAEGELIDPYHGADDLKHRILRHVSGAFSEDPLRVLRLARFAAYFAHLSFSIAPETQSLITKMVKSGELSSLTPERVWRETEKALTSPSPQIYFQVLHDCGALAILFPEIDRLFGVAPISSWEKSSLQMDAGIHSLKALHMATQLSQEIDIRFASLCAHTEAIQVKQMCERLRIPNTARDLAVIVAQYHDWVHTAEQLPPETLLALFNAVDAWRKPQRIEQLILCSQADARAYTELEASRYPQGRYLRDAFTTVSQVNVQDVIARGFQGAEIRTELDRQRQLAITKWKQPSID, from the coding sequence GTGAAAGTTTATTTGGTTGGCGGTGCTGTTCGCAATCAACTCTTAGGTCTGCCCGTGACAGAAAGAGATTGGGTGATAGTCGGAGGAAATCCTGAAGAACTTTTATCTCAAGGGTATCAACAGGTCGGGAAGGATTTTCCCGTTTTTCTGCATCCAAAAACCCATGAGGAGTACGCGCTAGCACGCACAGAAAGAAAATCCGGGCAGGGGTATACCGGTTTTACCTGTTATGCCGCTCCCGACGTGACCTTGGAAGAAGATCTGCTGCGTCGAGATTTGACGATTAACGCCATTGCACAAACTGCCGAAGGCGAGTTGATCGATCCTTATCATGGTGCTGATGATCTCAAGCATCGTATTTTGCGCCATGTCTCTGGCGCATTTTCAGAAGATCCATTGCGTGTACTGCGTCTGGCTCGTTTTGCTGCTTACTTTGCTCACCTGAGTTTCTCAATTGCGCCAGAAACCCAATCACTCATCACAAAAATGGTGAAGAGTGGCGAGTTGTCATCCCTGACGCCCGAACGGGTCTGGCGGGAAACCGAAAAGGCACTTACTTCACCCTCACCGCAAATCTACTTTCAGGTTTTACATGATTGTGGTGCACTGGCTATTCTTTTCCCAGAGATCGATCGCCTGTTTGGTGTAGCCCCTATTTCTTCATGGGAGAAATCATCCCTTCAAATGGATGCAGGTATTCATTCATTGAAGGCCTTACACATGGCCACGCAATTGAGCCAAGAAATCGATATTCGTTTCGCCTCATTGTGTGCGCACACCGAAGCCATACAGGTTAAGCAGATGTGCGAAAGACTGCGCATTCCCAATACAGCACGCGATCTTGCTGTCATTGTGGCGCAGTACCACGATTGGGTACACACTGCCGAGCAGTTGCCTCCAGAAACCCTGTTGGCATTGTTTAATGCCGTGGACGCATGGCGCAAGCCCCAACGAATTGAGCAGTTGATTCTTTGTAGCCAAGCTGACGCCCGTGCATATACCGAACTGGAAGCATCCCGCTATCCGCAGGGGCGTTATTTGCGTGACGCCTTTACCACTGTCAGTCAGGTGAATGTCCAAGACGTAATTGCCCGTGGATTTCAGGGCGCTGAGATCCGTACTGAATTAGATAGGCAACGCCAGCTCGCCATCACCAAATGGAAACAACCATCTATTGATTAA
- a CDS encoding TIGR04211 family SH3 domain-containing protein, with protein sequence MQKLHRLFILFLGFTLPLSIHAEEKRYVSDELSAYIRSGPSNQHRIMGSLNSGEEVILLSSNSENGYSQVKDSKGRISWILTNELSTIPSLRERIPAMEQEIRTLTSKLANIDNNWKQRTADMQNKVSASDKIINDLKEENAKIQNKLTVAEKKVDMANLQLDDKQREIILQWFIYGGAVAGIGLILGLVLPHIIPRRKRKDRWMS encoded by the coding sequence ATGCAAAAACTACATCGATTATTTATCCTATTCCTCGGTTTTACTTTACCGTTATCCATACATGCTGAAGAAAAACGTTATGTCTCTGATGAATTATCAGCTTACATTCGTAGCGGCCCAAGCAATCAACACCGTATCATGGGTTCGCTGAATTCAGGTGAAGAAGTCATCTTGTTGAGTAGTAATTCAGAAAATGGTTACTCACAAGTCAAGGATAGCAAAGGGCGTATAAGCTGGATCTTAACCAATGAACTGAGCACCATTCCCAGCCTGCGTGAACGCATTCCTGCTATGGAACAAGAGATCAGAACCCTGACGAGTAAGCTGGCTAATATTGATAATAACTGGAAGCAACGCACCGCAGATATGCAAAACAAAGTGTCTGCCAGCGATAAGATTATTAATGATCTAAAAGAAGAAAATGCCAAGATCCAGAACAAACTGACTGTAGCTGAAAAAAAGGTAGATATGGCCAATTTACAGTTAGATGATAAACAAAGAGAAATTATCTTACAGTGGTTCATATATGGCGGCGCAGTCGCAGGTATCGGCCTCATTCTGGGTCTTGTGCTGCCACATATTATTCCACGACGCAAACGCAAAGATCGCTGGATGAGCTAA
- the rpsU gene encoding 30S ribosomal protein S21, with amino-acid sequence MPVIKVRENEPFDVALRRFKRSCEKAGVLAEVRRREFYEKPTTERKRAKASAVKRHAKKLARENARRTRLY; translated from the coding sequence ATGCCAGTAATTAAAGTACGTGAAAACGAGCCATTCGACGTAGCACTGCGTCGCTTTAAGCGTTCTTGCGAAAAAGCAGGCGTATTAGCAGAAGTTCGTCGTCGTGAATTCTATGAAAAACCAACGACTGAACGCAAGCGCGCTAAAGCTTCTGCTGTTAAGCGTCACGCTAAAAAACTCGCTCGTGAAAACGCACGCCGCACTCGTTTGTACTAA
- the folB gene encoding bifunctional dihydroneopterin aldolase/7,8-dihydroneopterin epimerase, with product MDIVFIEELAVITTIGVYDWEQTIKQKLVFDIEMGWDNKRASSSDNVEHCLDYAKVSEAVIHRVESQRFALVERVAEEVADILLNQFHSPWVKIKVSKPGAVAQAKSVGVVIERSSNDVIING from the coding sequence ATGGATATCGTATTTATAGAAGAATTAGCGGTCATTACTACAATTGGTGTTTATGACTGGGAACAGACAATTAAACAGAAACTGGTGTTCGATATCGAAATGGGATGGGATAACAAACGCGCGTCTTCCAGTGATAACGTCGAACACTGTCTGGACTACGCCAAAGTCAGCGAAGCGGTGATCCACCGTGTGGAAAGCCAGCGCTTTGCCTTAGTTGAGCGGGTGGCAGAAGAGGTGGCGGATATTTTACTGAATCAATTTCATTCGCCCTGGGTGAAAATTAAAGTCAGTAAACCGGGTGCTGTTGCTCAGGCAAAAAGTGTTGGTGTGGTGATTGAACGCAGTTCAAATGATGTAATCATAAATGGCTGA
- the tsaD gene encoding tRNA (adenosine(37)-N6)-threonylcarbamoyltransferase complex transferase subunit TsaD, with amino-acid sequence MRVLGIETSCDETGIAIYDDRTGLLANQLYSQVKLHADYGGVVPELASRDHIRKTVPLIQAALKEAGLTSKDIDAVAYTAGPGLVGALLVGATIGRSLAFAWNVPAIPVHHMEGHLLAPMLEENTPEFPFVALLVSGGHTQLISVTGIGEYKLLGESIDDAAGEAFDKTAKLLGLDYPGGPVLARMAQHGEARRFVFPRPMTDRPGLDFSFSGLKTFAANTIRNHIHGHDSGEDEQTKADIARAFEDAVVDTLAIKCKRALEQTGFKRLVMAGGVSANRTLRTKMQEVMEKLGGEVFYARPEFCTDNGAMIALAGMMRLQGSTESALGVTVKARWPLADLPPLKK; translated from the coding sequence ATGCGAGTTTTAGGTATAGAAACGTCCTGCGATGAAACCGGAATCGCAATTTATGATGACAGAACCGGTCTGCTAGCCAATCAATTGTACAGTCAGGTCAAGCTGCATGCGGATTATGGTGGTGTCGTGCCTGAACTGGCGTCCCGTGACCACATTCGTAAAACGGTTCCCCTGATTCAGGCTGCGTTGAAAGAAGCCGGTCTGACGAGCAAAGATATTGATGCTGTCGCTTACACCGCAGGCCCAGGTTTGGTGGGGGCGCTGTTAGTTGGGGCAACCATCGGTCGCTCATTGGCCTTTGCGTGGAATGTTCCTGCTATTCCTGTACACCATATGGAAGGCCACTTGCTGGCACCGATGTTAGAAGAAAATACGCCCGAGTTCCCTTTTGTCGCATTGCTGGTTTCTGGCGGGCATACTCAACTGATCAGTGTGACCGGTATTGGTGAGTATAAACTGTTAGGTGAATCTATCGATGACGCAGCAGGTGAAGCATTCGATAAAACGGCAAAATTACTGGGGCTGGATTATCCGGGCGGGCCTGTACTTGCTCGTATGGCACAGCATGGCGAGGCGAGGCGTTTTGTCTTCCCGCGCCCAATGACGGATCGTCCAGGGCTGGATTTCAGTTTCTCTGGCTTGAAAACTTTCGCCGCCAATACGATTCGCAATCATATTCATGGTCATGATTCCGGCGAAGATGAACAAACCAAAGCGGATATTGCCCGGGCCTTTGAAGATGCGGTTGTGGATACACTGGCGATCAAGTGTAAGCGAGCACTGGAACAAACGGGCTTTAAACGTTTAGTGATGGCAGGTGGTGTTAGTGCAAACCGGACATTGCGTACCAAAATGCAGGAAGTGATGGAAAAGCTGGGGGGAGAAGTTTTCTATGCTCGCCCTGAATTCTGTACCGATAATGGTGCAATGATCGCTCTTGCTGGTATGATGCGTCTGCAAGGCAGCACTGAAAGTGCGCTGGGTGTGACAGTCAAAGCACGCTGGCCTCTGGCTGATCTCCCTCCTTTGAAAAAGTGA
- a CDS encoding methyltransferase gives MLTEMTTVYRKSIALYTFVESNAPTYLSTQDGKTAEQLAKLCHVSVDRFHRLLNYMRSLGVLLEKDDKFYLTEQCSSLSDPNSLETLHIKFELDSINWNSWAKYNASLNKENNKSAFEINHHEKFFDYFGHEKNKILKDNFDNLMSKVTNIMNEYIIEHIPLHNISSVIDVGGGYGALAKRIKENYPNIRCAVMDQYDFIKQESEGITFINGDFFSAIPSGYDAYCMKNVLHNWPDERVTDILKNCHQAMHKDSTLYIIDMIKEQSNAEAESFDLYMDVLLLGKERYQFELEALVKQVGLTITNIYKIGGSKTGGPQYVIEIKK, from the coding sequence ATGCTTACAGAAATGACCACTGTCTATCGTAAATCTATTGCACTGTATACTTTTGTTGAAAGTAATGCCCCGACATATTTAAGCACTCAAGATGGAAAAACCGCAGAGCAACTTGCTAAACTATGTCATGTTTCCGTCGATAGATTTCACCGACTACTCAATTATATGCGTTCACTTGGTGTATTACTGGAAAAAGATGATAAATTTTATCTTACCGAACAGTGCTCATCATTAAGTGATCCTAATAGCCTTGAGACATTGCATATAAAATTTGAATTAGATTCAATTAATTGGAATTCTTGGGCAAAATATAATGCTTCCTTAAATAAAGAAAATAATAAATCGGCTTTTGAAATTAATCATCATGAAAAATTTTTTGATTATTTTGGTCATGAGAAGAATAAAATCCTTAAAGATAACTTCGATAACTTAATGTCAAAAGTGACCAATATAATGAATGAATATATTATTGAGCACATTCCGCTACATAATATTTCATCAGTCATTGATGTCGGTGGCGGATACGGCGCTTTAGCAAAAAGAATAAAAGAAAATTATCCCAATATTAGATGTGCTGTCATGGATCAGTATGATTTTATCAAACAAGAATCAGAGGGAATTACCTTTATTAATGGTGATTTCTTTTCCGCTATTCCTTCAGGATATGATGCCTATTGCATGAAAAATGTTTTACATAATTGGCCAGATGAACGTGTCACTGACATTCTAAAAAATTGTCATCAAGCCATGCACAAAGATTCGACTCTATATATTATCGATATGATTAAAGAACAAAGTAATGCAGAAGCAGAATCCTTTGATTTATACATGGATGTTCTTTTATTAGGTAAAGAACGGTATCAATTCGAATTAGAAGCACTGGTAAAACAGGTTGGGCTCACCATCACTAACATATACAAAATAGGCGGTTCTAAAACAGGAGGACCACAATATGTTATTGAAATTAAAAAATAA
- a CDS encoding inorganic triphosphatase, whose product MRSVEVELKLSVKPDAIPAVRQQLFQFPHHYFSPQHLTNIYFETSDNQLRRWDMGLRIRGFDGHYEMTIKTAGKVLGGLHQRPEFNVPLHHPELDLAQFPAHIWPENTDITQLQDQLTALFSTDFTREKWILNHGQSEIEVALDQGVIRSGNRTAAICEFELELKKGNVADILLLADKLALQEGLRLAHKSKAARGYALTYGLTQTDLSQVPETLGWQQPLSVLLPEILAQWQEQEEGWLAGIPEGKTGLEQVLVWIEQLTEQQAEAFPVLGSLPALKGALSAVNADAETLCYSASWLQCKLALTQWLMAQAR is encoded by the coding sequence ATGCGTTCTGTAGAGGTAGAGTTAAAATTGTCTGTCAAACCCGATGCGATACCGGCAGTTCGCCAGCAATTGTTTCAGTTTCCCCACCATTATTTTTCACCACAACACCTGACTAATATTTACTTTGAGACGTCAGATAATCAATTGCGTCGCTGGGATATGGGGCTGCGCATCCGTGGTTTTGATGGACACTATGAAATGACCATCAAAACAGCCGGTAAAGTGTTGGGTGGATTGCACCAGCGACCTGAATTCAATGTGCCACTTCATCATCCTGAACTGGATTTGGCTCAGTTTCCTGCCCATATCTGGCCTGAAAATACCGATATTACACAATTACAAGATCAACTGACCGCGTTGTTCAGCACTGATTTTACCCGTGAAAAGTGGATCTTGAACCACGGACAAAGTGAAATTGAAGTCGCATTGGATCAAGGTGTCATTCGTTCTGGAAATCGAACGGCCGCTATTTGTGAGTTTGAACTGGAACTGAAAAAAGGGAATGTGGCAGATATTCTGTTACTTGCAGATAAACTGGCATTGCAGGAGGGGCTGCGGTTGGCGCATAAGAGCAAGGCGGCGCGGGGATATGCACTTACGTATGGTTTGACTCAGACCGATTTATCGCAGGTTCCCGAAACGTTGGGATGGCAGCAGCCATTATCTGTTCTTCTGCCTGAAATTTTAGCGCAGTGGCAGGAGCAGGAAGAAGGATGGCTGGCAGGTATACCTGAAGGAAAAACAGGATTAGAGCAGGTTTTAGTGTGGATAGAGCAGCTTACAGAACAACAGGCGGAAGCTTTTCCTGTATTAGGCTCATTGCCTGCATTAAAAGGGGCTTTATCAGCAGTGAATGCCGATGCAGAAACATTGTGTTACAGCGCATCATGGCTGCAATGTAAGTTAGCGTTAACTCAGTGGTTGATGGCTCAAGCACGATAA
- the plsY gene encoding glycerol-3-phosphate 1-O-acyltransferase PlsY codes for MSAIALGMIIFAYLCGSISSAILICRLAGLPDPRQNGSGNPGATNVLRIGGKGAALAVLICDVLKGMIPVWLAYKLNIQPTYLGIIAIVACLGHIYPVFFRFKGGKGVATAFGAIAAIGWDLMGLIAGTWLLTVLLSGYSSLGAIVSALIAPFYVWWFKPELTFPVAMLSCLILLRHHDNIQRLWRGQESRIWQKLKKKQEMTDKEKIQAVKEQEQQDE; via the coding sequence ATGAGTGCTATCGCACTTGGCATGATCATCTTCGCGTACCTATGTGGCTCCATATCCAGCGCGATATTGATCTGCCGTTTGGCAGGACTACCCGATCCCCGCCAGAATGGTTCCGGTAACCCGGGGGCAACAAATGTACTGCGCATCGGAGGTAAAGGTGCTGCACTGGCAGTGCTTATCTGCGATGTCCTGAAAGGAATGATTCCGGTTTGGCTGGCGTACAAACTCAATATTCAACCCACCTATTTGGGCATTATCGCCATTGTCGCCTGTCTAGGCCACATTTACCCCGTGTTCTTTCGCTTCAAAGGCGGTAAAGGCGTTGCGACTGCGTTTGGGGCGATTGCCGCCATTGGTTGGGACCTTATGGGATTAATTGCTGGTACATGGCTGCTGACCGTGCTGTTAAGCGGTTACTCATCATTGGGTGCCATTGTCAGTGCGTTGATCGCTCCTTTCTACGTTTGGTGGTTTAAACCTGAATTAACCTTTCCCGTCGCAATGCTTTCCTGTCTGATACTTCTGCGCCATCACGATAATATTCAGCGCCTTTGGCGTGGGCAGGAAAGCCGTATTTGGCAGAAGCTGAAAAAGAAACAGGAAATGACGGATAAAGAAAAAATTCAAGCGGTTAAAGAGCAGGAACAGCAAGACGAGTAA
- the glnE gene encoding bifunctional [glutamate--ammonia ligase]-adenylyl-L-tyrosine phosphorylase/[glutamate--ammonia-ligase] adenylyltransferase, with protein sequence MLPLSVPLAHQLQHVIANFQQSAGTIKSFVPHEQAVLSLSDFVAENLLLHPAWLDEIRQNPPQPEEGQHYSDWLNQALSVASDENSLMRILRLFRHRMLVRIAWLQALQGSTTEQTLRQLSMLAEVLIVAARDRLYLRCCQDWGTPTNHEGVAQPLLILGMGKLGGGELNFSSDIDLIFAYPENGVTQGGRREMDNSQFFTRLGQKLIKVLDQQTVDGFVYRVDMRLRPFGDSGPLVFSFSALEDYYQEQGRDWERYALVKARILGYDEQVYCQELRQMLRPFIFRRYIDFSVIQSLRNMKGMIEREVRRRGLKDNIKLGAGGIREIEFITQVFQLIRGGREPSLQSRSLLLTLKAIEVLALLTPEQVRELEESYLFLRRLENLLQSIRDQQTQTLPESTLDRARLSWGMGFADWDGLLAETEHRMHAVRSIFRQLIGDETDENVEEASHVPFKSVWQEALTRSELMMLVPHLDEEDAQKVLDVIALFRHDVSKRTIGPRGRDVLDQLMPRLLAKIGVREDTNTVLERMVPLLLSIVSRTTYLELMLESEQVMIHVIRLCAASPMIASQLSLHPLLLDELLDPKSLYEPLPLEAYRDELYQYLLRIPEDDEEQLLEALRQFKQAQLLRIAAEDISGVLPVMKVSDHLTYLAEAIIGTVVQQAWNQMVKRYGAPAHLSRQQGLGFAIIGYGKLGGWELGYGSDLDLVFLLDCPMDVVTDGERAIDARQFYLRLAQRIIHLFSTRTASGVLYDVDARLRPSGESGMLVSTLDAFDDYQKHEAWTWEHQALIRARMVFGDEKMRGDFERIRHETLCRPRDPDLLCQQVREMREKMHRHLGSHQHDQFDIKADPGGITDIEFIAQYQVLRYAPENAKLTRWSDNVRIFELMASYNIMDEQEAMALTQAYITMRDELHHLALQALPSRVPAESFSQQQILVRDSWQKWLGR encoded by the coding sequence ATGTTGCCACTTTCAGTGCCTTTGGCTCACCAATTACAGCATGTCATTGCTAATTTCCAACAATCAGCGGGAACAATAAAATCCTTTGTGCCACATGAACAGGCGGTGTTGTCTCTGAGTGACTTTGTGGCGGAAAATCTGCTGTTACATCCGGCATGGCTTGATGAAATCCGTCAGAATCCTCCTCAACCGGAGGAAGGGCAACACTATTCTGATTGGTTAAATCAGGCGTTGTCTGTGGCAAGTGATGAAAATTCCCTGATGCGAATTCTGCGCCTGTTTCGTCACCGGATGCTGGTTAGAATTGCGTGGTTGCAGGCACTACAAGGCAGTACGACAGAGCAGACACTGCGACAACTGAGTATGTTGGCCGAAGTTTTGATTGTGGCAGCCCGCGATAGGTTGTATCTGCGTTGCTGTCAGGATTGGGGAACGCCAACCAATCATGAAGGCGTAGCACAGCCGTTGTTAATCCTTGGCATGGGGAAATTGGGCGGTGGGGAACTCAATTTTTCCTCCGATATCGATCTGATTTTTGCTTATCCCGAAAATGGTGTGACACAAGGTGGACGGCGCGAAATGGATAATTCCCAGTTTTTTACCCGGCTGGGGCAGAAACTCATCAAAGTGCTGGATCAACAAACGGTGGACGGATTTGTTTATCGTGTAGACATGAGATTGCGGCCATTTGGTGATAGCGGACCGCTGGTGTTCAGTTTTTCGGCACTGGAGGATTATTATCAGGAGCAAGGACGTGACTGGGAGCGTTACGCTTTGGTGAAAGCACGGATCTTGGGGTACGACGAGCAGGTGTATTGCCAGGAACTGCGCCAGATGTTGAGGCCGTTTATTTTTCGCCGTTATATCGATTTCAGCGTGATTCAGTCTTTGCGTAATATGAAAGGCATGATTGAGCGGGAAGTGCGCCGTCGAGGTTTAAAAGACAACATTAAACTAGGCGCAGGTGGGATCCGTGAAATCGAATTTATCACACAGGTATTTCAGCTGATCCGGGGAGGGCGGGAGCCGAGCCTGCAATCCCGTTCATTGCTGCTGACATTGAAAGCCATTGAAGTATTGGCATTGTTAACACCGGAACAGGTGAGAGAGCTTGAAGAAAGTTATCTATTTCTGCGTCGGCTGGAAAACTTGCTGCAATCCATTCGAGATCAACAAACGCAGACTTTACCTGAAAGTACGCTGGATCGCGCCCGCTTGTCTTGGGGCATGGGATTTGCAGATTGGGATGGGTTGTTGGCGGAAACAGAGCACAGGATGCATGCTGTTCGAAGTATCTTCAGGCAATTGATCGGTGATGAAACTGACGAAAATGTCGAAGAAGCCAGTCATGTACCGTTTAAGAGTGTATGGCAGGAGGCTTTGACCAGGAGTGAATTGATGATGCTTGTTCCTCATCTTGATGAGGAAGATGCTCAGAAAGTGCTCGATGTGATTGCCCTGTTTCGTCACGATGTCAGTAAGCGCACTATTGGCCCACGCGGGCGTGATGTTCTCGATCAGTTGATGCCTCGTCTGCTGGCAAAAATTGGGGTGAGAGAAGATACCAATACTGTTTTGGAACGGATGGTTCCTTTGTTGCTGAGTATCGTCAGCCGGACGACTTATTTGGAGTTGATGCTGGAGTCAGAGCAGGTAATGATTCACGTTATCCGTCTGTGTGCCGCTTCCCCAATGATTGCCAGCCAGCTGTCTCTCCATCCTTTGCTGCTGGATGAACTGCTTGATCCTAAATCGCTGTATGAACCGCTGCCACTTGAAGCCTACCGGGATGAACTGTACCAATATTTACTGCGAATTCCTGAAGATGATGAGGAGCAGTTGCTGGAGGCACTGCGGCAATTCAAGCAAGCGCAGTTATTGCGCATTGCTGCGGAAGACATTTCGGGTGTACTGCCTGTCATGAAAGTCAGCGATCACCTGACTTATCTGGCGGAAGCGATTATCGGGACTGTGGTACAGCAGGCGTGGAACCAGATGGTAAAACGTTATGGTGCACCAGCACACTTGTCCCGACAGCAAGGACTGGGTTTTGCCATCATCGGCTATGGCAAGTTGGGAGGATGGGAACTGGGTTATGGTTCTGATCTGGATCTGGTGTTTTTACTGGATTGCCCAATGGACGTAGTGACTGATGGAGAACGCGCCATTGATGCCCGTCAATTTTATTTGCGCCTTGCCCAACGTATTATTCATTTGTTCAGTACCCGGACAGCTTCGGGAGTGCTTTATGATGTTGATGCCCGTTTGCGCCCATCCGGTGAATCGGGCATGTTGGTCAGTACCCTCGATGCTTTCGACGATTACCAGAAACATGAGGCGTGGACTTGGGAACATCAGGCATTAATTCGGGCGAGAATGGTGTTTGGTGATGAGAAAATGCGTGGTGATTTTGAACGTATTCGACATGAAACTCTATGCCGGCCTCGCGATCCGGATCTCTTGTGTCAGCAAGTGCGTGAAATGCGCGAGAAAATGCATCGTCATTTAGGTAGCCACCAACATGACCAGTTTGATATCAAGGCTGATCCGGGTGGGATCACGGACATTGAATTTATCGCTCAGTATCAGGTACTGCGCTATGCACCGGAAAACGCAAAGCTGACCCGCTGGTCTGATAATGTACGCATTTTCGAATTGATGGCCAGCTATAACATTATGGATGAACAGGAAGCGATGGCGCTGACGCAGGCTTATATTACCATGCGTGATGAACTGCATCACCTTGCCTTGCAGGCCTTACCCAGTCGTGTTCCTGCCGAAAGCTTCAGCCAGCAGCAAATATTGGTGCGCGATAGCTGGCAGAAATGGCTCGGTCGTTGA